One Gordonia sp. SID5947 genomic region harbors:
- a CDS encoding MFS transporter: protein MPDPRTDISELGTRRRMAILATCCLSLFIVGIDTSGVNVALPAIGSDLGATASQLQWVVDAYTLVLASLLMLGGSLGDRLGRKRVFQVGLTIFGLGSILCSLAVSPEMLIGARMLQAIGGAMMNPVAMSIITNTFTEPKERARAIGMWGTAIGVSMALGPLVGGALVDGIGWEAIFWLNVPVCLAAIILTAILVPESKAARARRPDPAGQFLILVFLATVTYGIIEGRGLGWDSGLVIGAFATAVVALVAFLLVESRRREPLLDLRFFHSVPFSSSVIGAILAFSAMGGFLFLNTLYLQQVRGLSPLQAGLMTLPMAVANAVFSPLSGRLVGDRGARVPMVGAGAMVLVSGLMLTQAGNDTSMWYLGVAYLFLGVGMGLVNAPITNAAVSGMPRSQAGVASAIASTSRQVGISLGVAIFGAVAFSGIDGPVWTGLAAASHPAWILMALCGVGIIVVGIVSTGRWAAATAARTREQILASTPG, encoded by the coding sequence ATGCCCGACCCACGCACGGACATCTCCGAACTCGGCACGCGCCGTCGCATGGCGATCTTGGCGACGTGCTGTCTGAGCCTGTTCATCGTCGGGATCGACACATCCGGCGTCAACGTCGCACTACCGGCGATCGGTTCCGACCTCGGCGCGACGGCATCCCAGCTGCAATGGGTGGTGGACGCCTACACCCTCGTGCTGGCCAGCTTGTTGATGCTCGGTGGATCGCTCGGCGACCGACTGGGTCGCAAGCGCGTCTTCCAGGTGGGGCTCACGATCTTCGGGCTCGGTTCCATTCTCTGCTCGCTCGCGGTGTCGCCGGAGATGCTCATCGGTGCCCGGATGCTCCAAGCGATCGGTGGCGCGATGATGAATCCGGTCGCGATGTCGATCATCACCAACACCTTCACGGAGCCGAAAGAACGGGCACGTGCGATCGGCATGTGGGGGACGGCAATCGGGGTGAGCATGGCACTCGGGCCGCTCGTCGGCGGCGCCTTGGTCGACGGCATCGGCTGGGAGGCCATCTTCTGGTTGAACGTCCCGGTCTGCCTCGCTGCGATCATCCTCACCGCGATCCTCGTTCCGGAGTCGAAGGCCGCTCGCGCGCGCCGTCCCGACCCGGCCGGCCAGTTCCTGATCCTCGTCTTCCTCGCCACCGTCACCTACGGCATCATCGAGGGCCGCGGTCTCGGTTGGGACTCCGGCCTCGTCATCGGCGCCTTCGCCACCGCGGTCGTCGCGCTCGTCGCGTTCCTTCTCGTCGAGTCGCGCAGGCGTGAGCCACTGCTCGATCTCCGCTTCTTCCACAGCGTCCCGTTCAGCAGTTCGGTGATCGGTGCCATCCTCGCGTTCAGCGCGATGGGCGGATTCCTGTTCCTCAACACTCTCTACCTGCAGCAGGTCCGCGGGTTGAGCCCGCTGCAGGCCGGTCTGATGACGTTGCCGATGGCGGTCGCGAACGCGGTCTTCTCGCCGTTGTCGGGTCGGCTGGTGGGCGATCGTGGCGCACGTGTGCCGATGGTCGGAGCCGGTGCGATGGTGCTCGTCAGTGGCTTGATGCTGACGCAGGCAGGCAATGACACCAGCATGTGGTACCTCGGCGTCGCGTACCTGTTCCTCGGCGTGGGCATGGGATTGGTCAACGCCCCCATCACGAATGCCGCCGTCTCGGGTATGCCCCGGTCACAGGCCGGCGTCGCGTCGGCGATCGCCTCGACCAGCCGCCAGGTCGGGATCTCGCTGGGCGTTGCGATCTTCGGAGCCGTGGCGTTCTCCGGTATCGACGGCCCCGTCTGGACCGGGCTGGCCGCGGCGTCGCATCCGGCGTGGATTCTCATGGCGCTGTGCGGTGTCGGGATCATCGTGGTCGGTATCGTGTCGACGGGCCGCTGGGCTGCTGCGACGGCCGCGCGTACCCGTGAGCAGATCCTGGCATCGACGCCCGGCTGA
- a CDS encoding MarR family transcriptional regulator: protein MRTTDSRHRAHTVATPTATELWFAMNSLVRDHAVESRARIDARVDMPFSRFRALRRIAVRDMTQSDLARRLGIDAPATSGIVNDLVDRGLVTREPHPTDRRYKVVTITDEGRRIVDSVIADPAIAPTMFATLDDAQRRDLGFLLDALREAAES, encoded by the coding sequence ATGCGTACAACTGATTCGCGACACCGCGCGCACACGGTGGCCACGCCGACGGCCACGGAACTGTGGTTCGCGATGAACAGCCTGGTCCGTGACCACGCGGTGGAGTCGCGCGCCCGGATCGATGCCCGGGTCGACATGCCCTTCAGTCGATTTCGTGCACTGCGCCGGATCGCCGTGCGCGACATGACCCAGAGCGACCTGGCCAGACGACTCGGCATCGACGCGCCCGCGACCAGCGGCATCGTCAACGACCTCGTCGATCGCGGACTCGTCACGCGAGAGCCGCATCCCACGGATCGGCGATACAAGGTGGTCACCATCACCGATGAGGGTCGTCGGATCGTCGATTCGGTCATCGCCGACCCCGCGATCGCGCCCACGATGTTCGCAACACTCGACGACGCGCAGCGGCGGGATCTGGGCTTTCTCCTCGACGCCCTGCGAGAGGCGGCCGAATCGTGA